A window from Pokkaliibacter sp. MBI-7 encodes these proteins:
- the atpB gene encoding F0F1 ATP synthase subunit A, whose protein sequence is MASENITASEYIGHHLQNLTFGHLPERGWTVAHDAKEAAEMGFWAIHLDSMFFSVVLGAVFLYIFRKAATSVSSGVPGCLQNFVEILVEFVDKSVKETFHGRNPLIAPLALTIFCWIFLMNLMDLLPVDLLPRIAGEMGVHFLKVVPTTDPNVTLGMSLSVFALIIYYSIKVKGVGGFLGELTLHPFGKWMLPFNLLLEGVGLIAKPISLALRLFGNLYAGELIFILIALMYTAGAVVGTLGGVLQLGWAIFHILVIVLQAFIFMMLTIVYLSMAHEDNH, encoded by the coding sequence ATGGCAAGCGAAAACATTACTGCAAGCGAATACATCGGGCACCACCTTCAGAATTTGACCTTTGGTCATCTGCCTGAGCGTGGCTGGACCGTTGCACACGACGCTAAAGAAGCGGCTGAGATGGGTTTCTGGGCTATTCACCTGGACTCCATGTTCTTCTCTGTCGTCCTTGGCGCCGTTTTTCTTTATATCTTCCGCAAAGCTGCCACCAGTGTGAGTTCAGGTGTTCCTGGCTGCCTGCAGAACTTTGTTGAAATTCTGGTCGAATTTGTCGACAAGAGCGTCAAGGAAACCTTCCACGGTCGCAATCCGCTGATTGCTCCGCTGGCGCTGACTATTTTCTGCTGGATTTTCCTGATGAACCTGATGGACCTGTTGCCCGTCGATCTGTTGCCCCGTATTGCCGGGGAGATGGGCGTGCACTTCCTGAAAGTGGTTCCTACTACCGATCCTAACGTGACCCTGGGGATGTCTCTGTCCGTTTTTGCCCTGATCATCTATTACAGCATCAAGGTCAAAGGCGTCGGTGGATTCCTGGGTGAGCTGACTCTGCATCCCTTCGGCAAATGGATGCTGCCGTTCAACCTGCTGCTGGAAGGCGTAGGTCTGATCGCCAAACCTATTTCTCTGGCACTGCGACTCTTCGGTAACCTTTATGCCGGTGAGCTGATCTTCATCCTGATTGCACTTATGTATACAGCCGGGGCCGTAGTCGGTACCCTTGGTGGCGTTTTGCAACTGGGCTGGGCGATCTTCCACATCCTGGTTATCGTACTGCAGGCCTTTATCTTCATGATGCTGACCATCGTCTACCTCAGCATGGCCCATGAGGATAACCACTAA